The following coding sequences are from one Streptomyces sp. V3I7 window:
- a CDS encoding glutamyl-tRNA reductase, translated as MSLLVVGLSHRSAPVSVLERAALCADDATKLLQDTVAAEPAAEATVLATCNRIELYADVDKFHAGVAELSTLLAQHSGVGLEELTPYLYVHYEDRAVHHLFSVACGLDSMVVGEGQILGQIKDSLARAQELHTAGRLLNDLFQQALRVGKRAHSETGIDRAGQSLVTFGLEQLAASADVPGWAGGRKALVIGAGSMSSLAAATLARAGVAEVVVANRTYERAERLAGILTEAEDNAVTARAVRMDAVPDELTRADVVVSCTGATGLVLTAEAVAQAVEGRTGQPVAEAAPVAAKPETPHAAPAEENCPLDLSTVQGSTGFSVMGEAAVAGMDAATLEQHAAWVAGGTLDRRETGRRTPETDAEVIGALAATAATAGRVPERRKPEPVAGIPRPAPAVFLLDLAMPRDIDAAVHRLAGVRLVDIESLAEASADAPMAADVDEVRRIVADEVAAFGAAQRAAHITPTVVALRTMAADVVAGEIARLDGRLPDLDARQRGEIRQAVHRVVDKLLHAPTVRVKQLAAEPGGAGYADALRTLFDLDPETVASVSRAGNDPQNNGKNRGPA; from the coding sequence ATGAGTCTCCTCGTCGTGGGGCTGAGCCACCGCAGCGCCCCGGTCAGCGTCCTGGAGCGGGCCGCGCTCTGCGCGGACGACGCCACCAAGCTGCTCCAGGACACGGTCGCCGCCGAGCCGGCCGCCGAGGCCACGGTGCTCGCCACCTGCAACCGCATCGAGCTGTACGCCGACGTCGACAAGTTCCACGCCGGTGTCGCCGAGCTGTCCACGCTGCTCGCCCAGCACAGCGGCGTCGGCCTGGAGGAGCTCACCCCGTACCTCTACGTGCACTACGAGGACCGGGCCGTCCACCACCTCTTCTCGGTGGCCTGCGGACTGGACTCGATGGTCGTCGGCGAGGGCCAGATCCTCGGCCAGATCAAGGACTCCCTGGCCCGCGCCCAGGAGCTGCACACCGCCGGACGGCTGCTGAACGACCTGTTCCAGCAGGCCCTGCGGGTCGGCAAGCGCGCCCACTCCGAGACCGGCATCGACCGCGCCGGGCAGTCCCTGGTCACCTTCGGTCTGGAGCAGCTGGCCGCGTCCGCGGACGTGCCGGGCTGGGCCGGGGGCCGCAAGGCGCTGGTGATCGGCGCCGGCTCGATGTCGTCGCTGGCCGCGGCCACGCTGGCGCGTGCCGGTGTCGCCGAGGTCGTCGTCGCCAACCGCACCTACGAGCGCGCCGAGCGGCTCGCCGGGATCCTGACCGAGGCCGAGGACAACGCGGTGACCGCCCGCGCGGTACGGATGGACGCCGTGCCGGACGAGCTGACACGTGCCGACGTCGTCGTCTCCTGCACCGGCGCGACCGGCCTGGTCCTGACGGCCGAGGCCGTCGCCCAGGCCGTCGAGGGCCGTACCGGGCAGCCCGTCGCCGAGGCCGCTCCCGTGGCCGCGAAGCCGGAGACCCCGCACGCCGCCCCCGCCGAGGAGAACTGCCCCCTCGACCTGTCCACCGTGCAGGGCTCCACCGGCTTCTCCGTGATGGGGGAGGCCGCCGTGGCCGGCATGGACGCGGCCACCCTGGAGCAGCACGCGGCCTGGGTCGCGGGCGGCACGCTCGACCGGCGTGAGACGGGGCGCCGTACGCCCGAGACCGACGCCGAGGTGATCGGCGCGCTCGCCGCGACCGCGGCCACCGCCGGCCGTGTCCCCGAGCGCCGCAAGCCCGAGCCGGTGGCGGGGATCCCGCGTCCGGCCCCGGCCGTCTTCCTCCTCGACCTCGCCATGCCCCGCGACATCGACGCGGCCGTGCACCGGCTGGCCGGGGTGCGGCTGGTGGACATCGAGTCGCTGGCCGAGGCCTCCGCGGACGCGCCGATGGCGGCCGACGTCGACGAGGTCCGGCGCATCGTCGCCGACGAGGTCGCGGCCTTCGGGGCGGCCCAGCGGGCGGCGCACATCACGCCGACCGTGGTCGCGCTGCGCACCATGGCCGCCGATGTCGTCGCCGGCGAGATCGCGCGCCTCGACGGGCGGCTGCCCGACCTGGACGCGCGCCAGCGCGGCGAGATCCGCCAGGCGGTGCACCGCGTCGTGGACAAGCTGCTGCACGCGCCGACCGTGCGGGTCAAGCAGCTCGCCGCCGAGCCCGGCGGCGCCGGGTACGCGGACGCGCTGCGCACCCTTTTCGACCTCGACCCCGAGACGGTGGCCTCCGTCTCCCGGGCCGGCAACGACCCCCAGAACAACGGCAAGAACCGAGGGCCAGCATGA
- a CDS encoding redox-sensing transcriptional repressor Rex has protein sequence MATGRTHRPATRSRGIPEATVARLPLYLRALTALSERSVPTVSSEELAAAAGVNSAKLRKDFSYLGSYGTRGVGYDVEYLVYQISRELGLTQDWPVVIVGIGNLGAALANYGGFASRGFRVAALIDADPQLAGKPVAGIPVQHADELEGIVKDNGVSIGVIATPAGAAQQVCDRLVAAGVTSILNFAPTVLTVPDGVDVRKVDLSIELQILAFHEQRKAGEEGAAGGGTPAAARREPAEQGPDGDVPAVMPA, from the coding sequence GTGGCAACTGGCCGAACTCACCGACCGGCGACCCGCAGCCGAGGGATTCCCGAGGCCACCGTCGCCCGGCTTCCGCTGTACCTCCGGGCCCTGACCGCGCTGTCCGAGCGCTCGGTGCCCACGGTCTCCTCCGAGGAACTGGCCGCCGCGGCGGGCGTCAACTCCGCGAAGCTGCGCAAGGACTTCTCCTACCTCGGCTCCTACGGAACCCGCGGTGTCGGCTACGACGTCGAGTACCTCGTCTACCAGATCTCCCGTGAACTGGGTCTGACCCAGGACTGGCCGGTCGTCATCGTCGGTATCGGCAACCTCGGTGCGGCGCTGGCCAATTACGGCGGATTCGCCTCCCGTGGCTTCCGGGTCGCCGCGCTCATCGACGCCGACCCCCAGCTCGCGGGCAAGCCGGTCGCCGGCATCCCCGTCCAGCACGCCGACGAGCTCGAGGGCATCGTCAAGGACAACGGCGTCTCGATCGGCGTGATCGCCACTCCCGCGGGCGCCGCCCAGCAGGTGTGCGACCGCTTGGTCGCCGCCGGGGTCACCTCCATCCTGAACTTCGCGCCGACCGTGCTGACCGTCCCGGACGGCGTCGACGTGCGCAAGGTGGACCTCTCCATCGAGCTGCAGATCCTCGCCTTCCACGAGCAGCGCAAGGCCGGCGAGGAGGGCGCCGCCGGCGGTGGCACCCCCGCCGCCGCCCGCAGGGAGCCCGCCGAGCAGGGGCCGGACGGGGACGTACCCGCCGTGATGCCGGCATGA